The following proteins are co-located in the Prinia subflava isolate CZ2003 ecotype Zambia chromosome 16, Cam_Psub_1.2, whole genome shotgun sequence genome:
- the HNRNPH1 gene encoding heterogeneous nuclear ribonucleoprotein H isoform X2, translating into MDPCHTEETEGEIPGLGFSDRSEQIVSRGVASAFEAATTEAETEQSLTPNVMLNSESSEGYVVKVRGLPWSCSTEEVQRFFSDCKILNGALGIRFIYTREGRPSGEAFAELESEEDVKLALKKDRETMGHRYVEVFKSNNVEMDWVLKHTGPNSPDTANDGFVRLRGLPFGCSKEEIVQFFSGLEIVPNGITLPVDFQGRSTGEAFVQFASQEIAEKALKKHKERIGHRYIEIFKSSRAEVRTHYDPPRKLLAMQRPGPYDRPGLTRGYNSLGRGSSLERMRRGAYGGGYGGYDDYNGYNDGYGFGSDRFGRGMSDHRYGDGSSTFQSTTGHCVHMRGLPYRATENDIYNFFSPLNPVRVHIEIGPDGRVTGEADVEFATHEDAVAAMSKDKANMQHRYVELFLNSTAGGTGGAYGSQMMGAMVKESEGVVQDWNTSTLPAQVLNACCCCASKTDTLLTPSWAGFGDEGSQSSYGAPGSQQLSGGYGGGYGGQSSMSGYDPGSQGAMNSSYYSSGNRASMGVNGMGGMSNMSNMSGGWGM; encoded by the exons ATGGACCCTTGTCACACCGAGGAGACCGAGGGCGAGATCCCCGGCTTGG GCTTCAGTGACCGAAGCGAGCAGATTGTTTCACGTGGGGTAGCGTCAGCCTTTGAAGCTG CAACCACAGAAGCAGAGACTGAGCAGAGCCTCACCCCCAATGTGATGCTCAACTCGGAGAGCAGCGAGGGATACGTGGTGAAAGTCCGGGGGCTGCCTTGGTCCTGCTCCACTGAGGAGGTGCAGAGGTTCTTCTCCG ATTGCAAAATTCTGAACGGGGCCTTGGGTATCCGTTTCATCTACACCAGGGAGGGCAGACCAAGTGGAGAAGCATTTGCTGAACTTGAGTCAGAGGAGGATGTGAAATTGGCCCtgaaaaaagacagagaaacaaTGGGACACAGATATGTTGAAG TTTTCAAGTCAAACAACGTTGAAATGGATTGGGTTCTGAAGCATACTGGTCCCAACAGCCCTGATACAGCTAATGATGGTTTTGTACGTCTTAGAGGACTCCCATTTGGCTGTAGTAAAGAAGAAATTGTACAGTTTTTTTCAG GGTTGGAAATCGTGCCAAATGGGATAACATTGCCGGTGGACTTCCAGGGGAGGAGTACGGGGGAGGCCTTCGTGCAGTTTGCTTCACAGGAAATAGCTGAAAAGGCTCTAAAGAAACACAAGGAAAGAATAGGGCACAG GTACATTGAGATCTTCAAGAGCAGCCGAGCAGAGGTGCGCACTCACTATGACCCTCCCCGCAAGCTGCTGGCCATGCAGAGACCTGGTCCGTACGACAGGCCCGGCCTGACGCGCGGCTACAACAGTCTGGGTAGAGGAAGTAGCCTGGAGAGAATGAGGCGTGGAGCCTACGGAGGAG GTTATGGAGGTTATGATGACTACAATGGGTATAATGATGGCTATGGGTTTGGTTCTGATAGATTTGGAAGAG GGATGTCGGACCACAGGTACGGCGACGGATCGTCCACCTTCCAGAGCACCACCGGCCACTGCGTCCACATGCGAGGCCTGCCCTACAGAGCCACGGAGAACGACATCTACAAC TTCTTCTCACCTCTGAACCCTGTAAGAGTACACATTGAAATTGGACCAGATGGCAGAGTAACCGGAGAGGCAGATGTTGAGTTTGCTACTCACGAGGACGCAGTGGCTGCTATGTCCAAAGACAAAGCAAACATGC AGCACAGATATGTAGAACTCTTCCTGAACTCTACAGCAGGAGGAACTGGTGGTGCCTATGGTAGTCAGATGATGGGAGCAATGG TCAAGGAGTCGGAAGGGGTAGTCCAAGATTGGAACACTAGCACGTTGCCAG CACAAGTCTTAAATGCCTGTTGCTGTTGTGCCTCTAAGACAGATACCCTCCTGACACCCAGCTGGGCTGGTTTCGGAGATGAAG GGAGCCAGTCCAGTTATGGTGCTccaggcagccagcagctgagTGGGGGCTACGGAGGAGGATATGGAGGTCAAAGCAGCATGAGTGGCTATG ACCCCGGGAGCCAGGGCGCCATGAACAGCAGCTACTACAGCAGTGGGAACCGCGCATCCATGGGAGTGAACGGCATGGGCGGCATGTCCAACATGTCCAACATGAGTGGTGGCTGGGGAATGTAA
- the HNRNPH1 gene encoding heterogeneous nuclear ribonucleoprotein H isoform X11 — protein MDPCHTEETEGEIPGLATTEAETEQSLTPNVMLNSESSEGYVVKVRGLPWSCSTEEVQRFFSDCKILNGALGIRFIYTREGRPSGEAFAELESEEDVKLALKKDRETMGHRYVEVFKSNNVEMDWVLKHTGPNSPDTANDGFVRLRGLPFGCSKEEIVQFFSGLEIVPNGITLPVDFQGRSTGEAFVQFASQEIAEKALKKHKERIGHRYIEIFKSSRAEVRTHYDPPRKLLAMQRPGPYDRPGLTRGYNSLGRGSSLERMRRGAYGGGYGGYDDYNGYNDGYGFGSDRFGRGMSDHRYGDGSSTFQSTTGHCVHMRGLPYRATENDIYNFFSPLNPVRVHIEIGPDGRVTGEADVEFATHEDAVAAMSKDKANMQHRYVELFLNSTAGGTGGAYGSQMMGAMVKESEGVVQDWNTSTLPGSQSSYGAPGSQQLSGGYGGGYGGQSSMSGYDPGSQGAMNSSYYSSGNRASMGVNGMGGMSNMSNMSGGWGM, from the exons ATGGACCCTTGTCACACCGAGGAGACCGAGGGCGAGATCCCCGGCTTGG CAACCACAGAAGCAGAGACTGAGCAGAGCCTCACCCCCAATGTGATGCTCAACTCGGAGAGCAGCGAGGGATACGTGGTGAAAGTCCGGGGGCTGCCTTGGTCCTGCTCCACTGAGGAGGTGCAGAGGTTCTTCTCCG ATTGCAAAATTCTGAACGGGGCCTTGGGTATCCGTTTCATCTACACCAGGGAGGGCAGACCAAGTGGAGAAGCATTTGCTGAACTTGAGTCAGAGGAGGATGTGAAATTGGCCCtgaaaaaagacagagaaacaaTGGGACACAGATATGTTGAAG TTTTCAAGTCAAACAACGTTGAAATGGATTGGGTTCTGAAGCATACTGGTCCCAACAGCCCTGATACAGCTAATGATGGTTTTGTACGTCTTAGAGGACTCCCATTTGGCTGTAGTAAAGAAGAAATTGTACAGTTTTTTTCAG GGTTGGAAATCGTGCCAAATGGGATAACATTGCCGGTGGACTTCCAGGGGAGGAGTACGGGGGAGGCCTTCGTGCAGTTTGCTTCACAGGAAATAGCTGAAAAGGCTCTAAAGAAACACAAGGAAAGAATAGGGCACAG GTACATTGAGATCTTCAAGAGCAGCCGAGCAGAGGTGCGCACTCACTATGACCCTCCCCGCAAGCTGCTGGCCATGCAGAGACCTGGTCCGTACGACAGGCCCGGCCTGACGCGCGGCTACAACAGTCTGGGTAGAGGAAGTAGCCTGGAGAGAATGAGGCGTGGAGCCTACGGAGGAG GTTATGGAGGTTATGATGACTACAATGGGTATAATGATGGCTATGGGTTTGGTTCTGATAGATTTGGAAGAG GGATGTCGGACCACAGGTACGGCGACGGATCGTCCACCTTCCAGAGCACCACCGGCCACTGCGTCCACATGCGAGGCCTGCCCTACAGAGCCACGGAGAACGACATCTACAAC TTCTTCTCACCTCTGAACCCTGTAAGAGTACACATTGAAATTGGACCAGATGGCAGAGTAACCGGAGAGGCAGATGTTGAGTTTGCTACTCACGAGGACGCAGTGGCTGCTATGTCCAAAGACAAAGCAAACATGC AGCACAGATATGTAGAACTCTTCCTGAACTCTACAGCAGGAGGAACTGGTGGTGCCTATGGTAGTCAGATGATGGGAGCAATGG TCAAGGAGTCGGAAGGGGTAGTCCAAGATTGGAACACTAGCACGTTGCCAG GGAGCCAGTCCAGTTATGGTGCTccaggcagccagcagctgagTGGGGGCTACGGAGGAGGATATGGAGGTCAAAGCAGCATGAGTGGCTATG ACCCCGGGAGCCAGGGCGCCATGAACAGCAGCTACTACAGCAGTGGGAACCGCGCATCCATGGGAGTGAACGGCATGGGCGGCATGTCCAACATGTCCAACATGAGTGGTGGCTGGGGAATGTAA
- the HNRNPH1 gene encoding heterogeneous nuclear ribonucleoprotein H isoform X4, producing MDPCHTEETEGEIPGLGFSDRSEQIVSRGVASAFEAATTEAETEQSLTPNVMLNSESSEGYVVKVRGLPWSCSTEEVQRFFSDCKILNGALGIRFIYTREGRPSGEAFAELESEEDVKLALKKDRETMGHRYVEVFKSNNVEMDWVLKHTGPNSPDTANDGFVRLRGLPFGCSKEEIVQFFSGLEIVPNGITLPVDFQGRSTGEAFVQFASQEIAEKALKKHKERIGHRYIEIFKSSRAEVRTHYDPPRKLLAMQRPGPYDRPGLTRGYNSLGRGSSLERMRRGAYGGGYGGYDDYNGYNDGYGFGSDRFGREWTLFSAGMSDHRYGDGSSTFQSTTGHCVHMRGLPYRATENDIYNFFSPLNPVRVHIEIGPDGRVTGEADVEFATHEDAVAAMSKDKANMQHRYVELFLNSTAGGTGGAYGSQMMGAMVKESEGVVQDWNTSTLPAQVLNACCCCASKTDTLLTPSWAGFGDEGSQSSYGAPGSQQLSGGYGGGYGGQSSMSGYALGTVDGIYEVAQQGQALGQGCFESA from the exons ATGGACCCTTGTCACACCGAGGAGACCGAGGGCGAGATCCCCGGCTTGG GCTTCAGTGACCGAAGCGAGCAGATTGTTTCACGTGGGGTAGCGTCAGCCTTTGAAGCTG CAACCACAGAAGCAGAGACTGAGCAGAGCCTCACCCCCAATGTGATGCTCAACTCGGAGAGCAGCGAGGGATACGTGGTGAAAGTCCGGGGGCTGCCTTGGTCCTGCTCCACTGAGGAGGTGCAGAGGTTCTTCTCCG ATTGCAAAATTCTGAACGGGGCCTTGGGTATCCGTTTCATCTACACCAGGGAGGGCAGACCAAGTGGAGAAGCATTTGCTGAACTTGAGTCAGAGGAGGATGTGAAATTGGCCCtgaaaaaagacagagaaacaaTGGGACACAGATATGTTGAAG TTTTCAAGTCAAACAACGTTGAAATGGATTGGGTTCTGAAGCATACTGGTCCCAACAGCCCTGATACAGCTAATGATGGTTTTGTACGTCTTAGAGGACTCCCATTTGGCTGTAGTAAAGAAGAAATTGTACAGTTTTTTTCAG GGTTGGAAATCGTGCCAAATGGGATAACATTGCCGGTGGACTTCCAGGGGAGGAGTACGGGGGAGGCCTTCGTGCAGTTTGCTTCACAGGAAATAGCTGAAAAGGCTCTAAAGAAACACAAGGAAAGAATAGGGCACAG GTACATTGAGATCTTCAAGAGCAGCCGAGCAGAGGTGCGCACTCACTATGACCCTCCCCGCAAGCTGCTGGCCATGCAGAGACCTGGTCCGTACGACAGGCCCGGCCTGACGCGCGGCTACAACAGTCTGGGTAGAGGAAGTAGCCTGGAGAGAATGAGGCGTGGAGCCTACGGAGGAG GTTATGGAGGTTATGATGACTACAATGGGTATAATGATGGCTATGGGTTTGGTTCTGATAGATTTGGAAGAG AATGGACTCTTTTCTCCGCAGGGATGTCGGACCACAGGTACGGCGACGGATCGTCCACCTTCCAGAGCACCACCGGCCACTGCGTCCACATGCGAGGCCTGCCCTACAGAGCCACGGAGAACGACATCTACAAC TTCTTCTCACCTCTGAACCCTGTAAGAGTACACATTGAAATTGGACCAGATGGCAGAGTAACCGGAGAGGCAGATGTTGAGTTTGCTACTCACGAGGACGCAGTGGCTGCTATGTCCAAAGACAAAGCAAACATGC AGCACAGATATGTAGAACTCTTCCTGAACTCTACAGCAGGAGGAACTGGTGGTGCCTATGGTAGTCAGATGATGGGAGCAATGG TCAAGGAGTCGGAAGGGGTAGTCCAAGATTGGAACACTAGCACGTTGCCAG CACAAGTCTTAAATGCCTGTTGCTGTTGTGCCTCTAAGACAGATACCCTCCTGACACCCAGCTGGGCTGGTTTCGGAGATGAAG GGAGCCAGTCCAGTTATGGTGCTccaggcagccagcagctgagTGGGGGCTACGGAGGAGGATATGGAGGTCAAAGCAGCATGAGTGGCTATG CATTGGGCACGGTAGACGGTATTTACGAGGTGGCCCAGCAAGGACAGGCGTTGGGGCAAGGATGCTTCGAGTCGGCCTGA
- the HNRNPH1 gene encoding heterogeneous nuclear ribonucleoprotein H isoform X6 yields MDPCHTEETEGEIPGLGFSDRSEQIVSRGVASAFEAATTEAETEQSLTPNVMLNSESSEGYVVKVRGLPWSCSTEEVQRFFSDCKILNGALGIRFIYTREGRPSGEAFAELESEEDVKLALKKDRETMGHRYVEVFKSNNVEMDWVLKHTGPNSPDTANDGFVRLRGLPFGCSKEEIVQFFSGLEIVPNGITLPVDFQGRSTGEAFVQFASQEIAEKALKKHKERIGHRYIEIFKSSRAEVRTHYDPPRKLLAMQRPGPYDRPGLTRGYNSLGRGSSLERMRRGAYGGGYGGYDDYNGYNDGYGFGSDRFGREWTLFSAGMSDHRYGDGSSTFQSTTGHCVHMRGLPYRATENDIYNFFSPLNPVRVHIEIGPDGRVTGEADVEFATHEDAVAAMSKDKANMQHRYVELFLNSTAGGTGGAYGSQMMGAMVKESEGVVQDWNTSTLPGMSLETPSLSLSMLNFPWCEQGSQSSYGAPGSQQLSGGYGGGYGGQSSMSGYALGTVDGIYEVAQQGQALGQGCFESA; encoded by the exons ATGGACCCTTGTCACACCGAGGAGACCGAGGGCGAGATCCCCGGCTTGG GCTTCAGTGACCGAAGCGAGCAGATTGTTTCACGTGGGGTAGCGTCAGCCTTTGAAGCTG CAACCACAGAAGCAGAGACTGAGCAGAGCCTCACCCCCAATGTGATGCTCAACTCGGAGAGCAGCGAGGGATACGTGGTGAAAGTCCGGGGGCTGCCTTGGTCCTGCTCCACTGAGGAGGTGCAGAGGTTCTTCTCCG ATTGCAAAATTCTGAACGGGGCCTTGGGTATCCGTTTCATCTACACCAGGGAGGGCAGACCAAGTGGAGAAGCATTTGCTGAACTTGAGTCAGAGGAGGATGTGAAATTGGCCCtgaaaaaagacagagaaacaaTGGGACACAGATATGTTGAAG TTTTCAAGTCAAACAACGTTGAAATGGATTGGGTTCTGAAGCATACTGGTCCCAACAGCCCTGATACAGCTAATGATGGTTTTGTACGTCTTAGAGGACTCCCATTTGGCTGTAGTAAAGAAGAAATTGTACAGTTTTTTTCAG GGTTGGAAATCGTGCCAAATGGGATAACATTGCCGGTGGACTTCCAGGGGAGGAGTACGGGGGAGGCCTTCGTGCAGTTTGCTTCACAGGAAATAGCTGAAAAGGCTCTAAAGAAACACAAGGAAAGAATAGGGCACAG GTACATTGAGATCTTCAAGAGCAGCCGAGCAGAGGTGCGCACTCACTATGACCCTCCCCGCAAGCTGCTGGCCATGCAGAGACCTGGTCCGTACGACAGGCCCGGCCTGACGCGCGGCTACAACAGTCTGGGTAGAGGAAGTAGCCTGGAGAGAATGAGGCGTGGAGCCTACGGAGGAG GTTATGGAGGTTATGATGACTACAATGGGTATAATGATGGCTATGGGTTTGGTTCTGATAGATTTGGAAGAG AATGGACTCTTTTCTCCGCAGGGATGTCGGACCACAGGTACGGCGACGGATCGTCCACCTTCCAGAGCACCACCGGCCACTGCGTCCACATGCGAGGCCTGCCCTACAGAGCCACGGAGAACGACATCTACAAC TTCTTCTCACCTCTGAACCCTGTAAGAGTACACATTGAAATTGGACCAGATGGCAGAGTAACCGGAGAGGCAGATGTTGAGTTTGCTACTCACGAGGACGCAGTGGCTGCTATGTCCAAAGACAAAGCAAACATGC AGCACAGATATGTAGAACTCTTCCTGAACTCTACAGCAGGAGGAACTGGTGGTGCCTATGGTAGTCAGATGATGGGAGCAATGG TCAAGGAGTCGGAAGGGGTAGTCCAAGATTGGAACACTAGCACGTTGCCAG GGATGTCTTTAGAAACCCCATCACTTTCCTTGAGCATGTTAAACTTCCCTTGGTGTGAGCAAG GGAGCCAGTCCAGTTATGGTGCTccaggcagccagcagctgagTGGGGGCTACGGAGGAGGATATGGAGGTCAAAGCAGCATGAGTGGCTATG CATTGGGCACGGTAGACGGTATTTACGAGGTGGCCCAGCAAGGACAGGCGTTGGGGCAAGGATGCTTCGAGTCGGCCTGA
- the HNRNPH1 gene encoding heterogeneous nuclear ribonucleoprotein H isoform X9 — protein sequence MDPCHTEETEGEIPGLGFSDRSEQIVSRGVASAFEAATTEAETEQSLTPNVMLNSESSEGYVVKVRGLPWSCSTEEVQRFFSDCKILNGALGIRFIYTREGRPSGEAFAELESEEDVKLALKKDRETMGHRYVEVFKSNNVEMDWVLKHTGPNSPDTANDGFVRLRGLPFGCSKEEIVQFFSGLEIVPNGITLPVDFQGRSTGEAFVQFASQEIAEKALKKHKERIGHRYIEIFKSSRAEVRTHYDPPRKLLAMQRPGPYDRPGLTRGYNSLGRGSSLERMRRGAYGGGYGGYDDYNGYNDGYGFGSDRFGREWTLFSAGMSDHRYGDGSSTFQSTTGHCVHMRGLPYRATENDIYNFFSPLNPVRVHIEIGPDGRVTGEADVEFATHEDAVAAMSKDKANMQHRYVELFLNSTAGGTGGAYGSQMMGAMVKESEGVVQDWNTSTLPGSQSSYGAPGSQQLSGGYGGGYGGQSSMSGYALGTVDGIYEVAQQGQALGQGCFESA from the exons ATGGACCCTTGTCACACCGAGGAGACCGAGGGCGAGATCCCCGGCTTGG GCTTCAGTGACCGAAGCGAGCAGATTGTTTCACGTGGGGTAGCGTCAGCCTTTGAAGCTG CAACCACAGAAGCAGAGACTGAGCAGAGCCTCACCCCCAATGTGATGCTCAACTCGGAGAGCAGCGAGGGATACGTGGTGAAAGTCCGGGGGCTGCCTTGGTCCTGCTCCACTGAGGAGGTGCAGAGGTTCTTCTCCG ATTGCAAAATTCTGAACGGGGCCTTGGGTATCCGTTTCATCTACACCAGGGAGGGCAGACCAAGTGGAGAAGCATTTGCTGAACTTGAGTCAGAGGAGGATGTGAAATTGGCCCtgaaaaaagacagagaaacaaTGGGACACAGATATGTTGAAG TTTTCAAGTCAAACAACGTTGAAATGGATTGGGTTCTGAAGCATACTGGTCCCAACAGCCCTGATACAGCTAATGATGGTTTTGTACGTCTTAGAGGACTCCCATTTGGCTGTAGTAAAGAAGAAATTGTACAGTTTTTTTCAG GGTTGGAAATCGTGCCAAATGGGATAACATTGCCGGTGGACTTCCAGGGGAGGAGTACGGGGGAGGCCTTCGTGCAGTTTGCTTCACAGGAAATAGCTGAAAAGGCTCTAAAGAAACACAAGGAAAGAATAGGGCACAG GTACATTGAGATCTTCAAGAGCAGCCGAGCAGAGGTGCGCACTCACTATGACCCTCCCCGCAAGCTGCTGGCCATGCAGAGACCTGGTCCGTACGACAGGCCCGGCCTGACGCGCGGCTACAACAGTCTGGGTAGAGGAAGTAGCCTGGAGAGAATGAGGCGTGGAGCCTACGGAGGAG GTTATGGAGGTTATGATGACTACAATGGGTATAATGATGGCTATGGGTTTGGTTCTGATAGATTTGGAAGAG AATGGACTCTTTTCTCCGCAGGGATGTCGGACCACAGGTACGGCGACGGATCGTCCACCTTCCAGAGCACCACCGGCCACTGCGTCCACATGCGAGGCCTGCCCTACAGAGCCACGGAGAACGACATCTACAAC TTCTTCTCACCTCTGAACCCTGTAAGAGTACACATTGAAATTGGACCAGATGGCAGAGTAACCGGAGAGGCAGATGTTGAGTTTGCTACTCACGAGGACGCAGTGGCTGCTATGTCCAAAGACAAAGCAAACATGC AGCACAGATATGTAGAACTCTTCCTGAACTCTACAGCAGGAGGAACTGGTGGTGCCTATGGTAGTCAGATGATGGGAGCAATGG TCAAGGAGTCGGAAGGGGTAGTCCAAGATTGGAACACTAGCACGTTGCCAG GGAGCCAGTCCAGTTATGGTGCTccaggcagccagcagctgagTGGGGGCTACGGAGGAGGATATGGAGGTCAAAGCAGCATGAGTGGCTATG CATTGGGCACGGTAGACGGTATTTACGAGGTGGCCCAGCAAGGACAGGCGTTGGGGCAAGGATGCTTCGAGTCGGCCTGA